The following nucleotide sequence is from Leptolyngbya sp. SIO1E4.
GTCCTGAAATGATCAGGGGAGTACGCGCTTCATCAATCAAAATAGAGTCGACTTCGTCGATCACGCAGAAATTGAAAGGGCGCTGCACAACATCTGCGATCGCTGTCGCCATATTGTCACGCAGGTAATCAAATCCAAATTCGCTGTTGGTTCCGTAGGTAATGTCACAGGCATAGTTTTTTTGGCGTTCAGAAGGGCTCATACCCTGCTGAATCAGGCCAACATTCAAGCCTAAAAAGCGGTGAATTTGCCCCATCCATTCAGCGTCTCGGCGAGCCAGGTAATCGTTCACAGTAACGATATGGACCCCTTTGCCTGTCAATGCGTTCAGATAAGAAGGAAGGGTCGCCACCAGGGTTTTTCCTTCCCCAGTCTTCATCTCAGCAATTTGGCCTTCGTGGAGCACCATGCCACCGATAAGCTGCACGTCAAAATGGCGCATCCCTAAGACTCGTCGAGAAGCTTCTCGTACAACGGCAAAGGCTTCGGTAAGCAGGTCATCAAGTGCTTCCCCCTTTTCCAAGCGCTGTTTAAACTCGCCCGTCTTAGCGACTAGATCGTCATCCGACAGAGGCTGGATATCTTCTTCCAGCAGATTAATTTCTACTACGTCGGGTTTGTAGCGCTTTAGCTTTCGAGCGTTTGGGTCACCAAGCAGGGCTTTCAGCATATGTCCGGAGACGATGGGTTGACAGAACCTTTAGTAAAACTAAAATATCAGCTATTCACAAGGGGGATCGCCACACCTGCTGAGGCTGAAATATTCCAGTTCACATCTATTGATCCTACCACCTGACTTTTATCGTTAGAAATTGCTGACTTTATTGCTATCTTTAATGCTGCTAGCAGCACCAGTGTTTACAATAGACTCACTCTAAATGCAGTCAGCATTGACCTGTATTGACGAGCTGCTGAGTCCGATTGAGCCGATCTTTGAAATTGATTTGATGGCCCATTTCCCTGTCTCTGTTTTTGATGTTGTGGCGCAGAAGACGGTTGGGCTGCTGCAGGATCGGTTCGAGAGAGCACCCATCCCAGTATTCTTTCACGATATCCCCCGGTATTGCCATAGACCTAGCGGTTTGACTCGACGACGATGGAGCGTTTGATTCCATCTTCACGACTAAACACCCATCACGGTTCTCAAGTCAGCAACGACTCTCCGTTGAGGCGGGCTGCTTGTAGCGATTTGGCCTCTTAAAGTATTTACCTGGGATTACTATGGACTGCCGCCACATTCAATTTCAATATTCTGATGCCCTGAGCGACGCTGATTTGAATCAGCTCTTAACCCTATTTCAAGCAGCTGCATTTTGGGCTAAGGATCGCCATAGGGACGACCTGAAATCTGCGATCACCCACAGCCATCCTGTCGTGACTGCTTGGGATGGCGATCATCTGATTGGCTTTGCTCGGGCAACTTCAGATGGCTGTTATCGCGCCACCATCTGGGATGTCGTTGTCCACCCCGCTTATCAAGGGGTGGGATTAGGCCGCAAACTTGTCGAAACCGTATTGGGGCATCCCCACATGAATCGGGTGGAGCGCGTGTACTTGATGACCACCCACCAGCAGCGTTTTTATGAGTGCATCGGGTTTCAAAAAAACCAGACCACAACGATGGTGCTCTTTAATCAGACCATTGAGCCAGTGCCACATCTTGCTGGTGCTGAACGGCATCAAGAGAACGAGTAACTGCGCGCTAGGGAGACACGGGTTTCCTCTTCACACCGTCTAAACTGGCCATCGTCTGCTGTTTTGGTGCCCTTAGGTGCCATGGGTATGCCGCGTCAGCCGGCATTGCAAGCGTGTGAGGGTGGGCTTCGTCGAATTGGAGGTAGAGACCAGGGTGAGGGTACTGTCCATTGCTGTTAAGAGCGTTTCGACCATCCCCATTCGCAGACTGGTAGAAAGTGCATCATCGAGGTCAAACTCTTGCGGGGCGGGCAGCGATGTGGATTCTTGCCAGCACTCTGCAGGACGATCGTCTTCGACCCAAATATGACAGCTATCGGGGGGGGCTTCAGGGTCGACAGACAGGCGAATGGGGCCTCGATCGCAGCTATCGATGGAAATCTCTATTAGGGTTACCAGCGCATTTTGTAACCAAATAGGATCAGCCCACACAGATAAGGTGTCGTCTGGGCACTCAACTACAAGCCGTAGACTGCGATCGGCAGCTTGCAGATGCGTCATCTCTTTGACCTGATCAAAAATTTCAGCCAAGGGAATCGCCTGCATTACAGGGGTAATGCGCCCAGTCTCAATTTTGGAAACCCGAATCAAGAAGTCTAAATACTCAAGTAGCTTCAGCGATGCCGCCTGGGCCTCTGCCACAAACTCTCGCTCTTCTTCAGGGTTATCACACAGCTCTTCTAAAATCATCTGTTGTAGGCTGATGATTTTGTTGAGAGGCGATCGCAGCTCATGGGCCGTCCGAGCCAAAAAACCGCCCTGAAATTGAGCCAGCTCTAAGGCGCGGCAGTAAGCAAGTTGGAGCTTTAAATCCGCTGCTTGAGAAGACTTTGCTCCGGTTAAATCTGCCATAGTCAAGAGACACCAGAAGTTGCGCCCTTCAAGCCTATAACTTGTGGTCGGGGTTTGGCTTGGATGAAACCAACTATTACAAAAGGGGGAATTGGTTCACAGACTGGCAAAGCCAGCGTTTGCTCAGGGATATCTCGGAGATGCTCCCGTGAGTTAACGGGCAGTCGTTTGGCCAACCGGCTCCATTTTAAACGTCAATTTTCACAGAGCCCTGTCGTAGC
It contains:
- a CDS encoding GNAT family N-acetyltransferase, which encodes MDCRHIQFQYSDALSDADLNQLLTLFQAAAFWAKDRHRDDLKSAITHSHPVVTAWDGDHLIGFARATSDGCYRATIWDVVVHPAYQGVGLGRKLVETVLGHPHMNRVERVYLMTTHQQRFYECIGFQKNQTTTMVLFNQTIEPVPHLAGAERHQENE
- a CDS encoding HAMP domain-containing histidine kinase, giving the protein MADLTGAKSSQAADLKLQLAYCRALELAQFQGGFLARTAHELRSPLNKIISLQQMILEELCDNPEEEREFVAEAQAASLKLLEYLDFLIRVSKIETGRITPVMQAIPLAEIFDQVKEMTHLQAADRSLRLVVECPDDTLSVWADPIWLQNALVTLIEISIDSCDRGPIRLSVDPEAPPDSCHIWVEDDRPAECWQESTSLPAPQEFDLDDALSTSLRMGMVETLLTAMDSTLTLVSTSNSTKPTLTRLQCRLTRHTHGT